The Gossypium hirsutum isolate 1008001.06 chromosome D03, Gossypium_hirsutum_v2.1, whole genome shotgun sequence genomic interval CATTTGAACTATGGAAATTTGGAGATGCTTTCAAGGAAGATGATGGTTAGAGGTTTACCAAAAATCAATCGACTTGATGATGTTTGTGAAGCATGTCAACTTGGAAAGCAACACAAAATTACTTTTCCTTCTCAATCCTCGTGGAAAGCAAGAAGACCATTGCAACTTATTCACTCAGATCTTTGTGGTCCAATGACAGTTTCATCTTTGGGGGGTAATCGCTACTTTATctctttcattgatgattactcAAGAAAGTTATGGGTGTATTGTGTCAAAGAAAAATCAGAGGCTTTTCAGAGATTCAAAGATTTCAAGGCAGAAGTTGAGAACTTTACTGGGCTGAAAATTAACATCTCACGGACAGATCGTGGAggtgaatatttttcaaaagaatttgagaaatattacCGAGATAGTGGCATCCGACATGAAATGACAGTCCGccatacacctcagcaaaatggtgtgtgtgaaagaaagaacagaacaATTATGGAAATGGCTAGATGTCTTCTTAAGAAGAAGAGGTTATCAAGaagattttgggctgaagctgtttcCTGTGCAGTTTATCTTATAAACAGATCACCGACAAGAAGCTTGGAGAATTGCACACCACATGAGGCGTGGTATGGTATAAAGCCTAGTGTTCGTCATCTTAGAGTATTTGTGAGTGTTGCTTACTCTCATATTCCAGATGCAATGAGAAGCAAGTTGGATGACAAGTCAGAGAAATGCATTTTCATTGGCTATAGTGAAAGAAGTAAGGCATACAAGTTGTACAATCCGGTGACAAAGAAGATTGTGATAAGCCGAGATGTTCGGTTtgatgaaaatttcatgtttgaagaTTTGGAAGTTGAAAAGGAAAATTTGCCAATTTTTCCTTTtgaatttgaagaagaagaagaggaagtaATTGAGAATGCTGAAGATGATGCTCAACTAGGAAATCCTCCTGCTTCCCCAAGTTCTTCATCAAATTCTTCTTCATCTAGCCCGATCCAAAAAACGAGAAGCATCCAAGAGTTATATGATGTAACGGATGAAGTTGTgcaaaatgatgttgtattattTGCTTTCTTTGCAGGAGAAGATTCAATTTCTTTTGATGATGCATATCAAGAAGAAATATGGAGGAAAGCCATGAAAGAAGAGATTTGCTCAATTGAAAACAATGATACATGGGAACTCACAGATTTACCGCCGCACAAGAATTCAATTGGAGTCAAATGGGTGTACAAGACAAAGATGAATCTGAATGGCTCTATCAACAAGTACAAGGCAAGACTGGTTGCAAAAGGATACAAGCAAAAGGAAGGAGAAGATTTTACAGAGGTATTTGCTCCAGTTTCAAGACTTGAGACAGTTCGGTTACTTATTTCTCTTGCTGCCCAAAACAATTGGAAAATGTTCCAAATGGACGTAAAATCTGCGCTTTTGAATGGTGTTCTCAAAGAAGAAGTCTATGTTGTTCAACCACCAGGGTTTCTCaaaagaggagaagaagaaaaagtttacAAGTTGAAGAAAGCTTTGTACGGGTTGAAGCAATCACCCTGAGTTTGGTACAGCCGCATTGATTCTTATTTTCAGAAGTGTGGATTTCAGAAATCTCCATATGAGCATACTCTCTACATCAAAGGAAATTTTCAAGGAAGATTCATGGTTGTAAGTCTCTACGTTGATGATCTTATTTTCACAGGAAATGATGTGAAGATGTTGAAAGAATTTCAGCACTCAATGATGGCAGAAttgaagatgacagatttgggagAACTTCATCATTTTCTAGGCATTGAAGTTCATCAATCCGAGAAAggaatttttatttcacaagagaGCTATGTAAAGAAAGTTCTAAAAAAGTTCATGATGGAAAATGCGAATCCAGTCTCTACTCCATGCATTACAGGTCTGAAGTTATCTAAAGAGGGTGAAGGAAAGCTTGTCAATTCCACCATATTCAGAAGTTTGGTTGGGAAGTTGATGTATCTGACTTCGACAAGGCCTGACATCATGTATGCTGTTAGCTTGGTGAGTAGATTCATGGAGAAACCTTACTCCAATCACTGGGAGGCTGCCAAGAGAATATTGAGATATGTGAAGGGAACCATTGATTATGGAATTTTCTATACAGCTAATACATTAGTTGATCTCATTGGTTATACGGATAGTGATTTAGCAGGAAGCATTGATGATAGCAGAAGCACTTCTGGTTGTGTTTTTCACCTTGGTAGTGGTGCAGTTTCATGGAGTTCAAAGAA includes:
- the LOC107949900 gene encoding uncharacterized mitochondrial protein AtMg00810-like, coding for MVVSLYVDDLIFTGNDVKMLKEFQHSMMAELKMTDLGELHHFLGIEVHQSEKGIFISQESYVKKVLKKFMMENANPVSTPCITGLKLSKEGEGKLVNSTIFRSLVGKLMYLTSTRPDIMYAVSLVSRFMEKPYSNHWEAAKRILRYVKGTIDYGIFYTANTLVDLIGYTDSDLAGSIDDSRSTSGCVFHLGSGAVSWSSKKQSVVALSTTEAEYITASYAGFTKDPVLHRRTKHIRIRYHFLRELVNNGDIQVEYCKTEDQMADIFTKPLSGQVFKKNVERQVWKLLTYKDTFCYHVLSSKYFPNGDIFHPKVVDKPSYTWTSIATAAKTLENGFD